A genomic window from Leptospiraceae bacterium includes:
- a CDS encoding O-antigen ligase family protein — MLEKFYFYSFLLFLLSFPLSVSISQSFAVLSILFYASLLIKQKNIPKLPLPFYILLFYFLSYIPSLIYHFQEYPDEAWKLLKTSELSDIWMCFILPVAYKLFQDKQKRKLILYIFFFSFFLLFLSGFISLFTPFRLAYYIRDGFKVLPGVRLQHLAGRTFGIVTYLPLGLMNTHLTYGGLLSLFLPGIGFYSLHSIYKNFRQSKFSYIFFLLLLLVPALFVFFYNQSRSAWLGLVFSVCFTLISIRTLRIFLFKPIVLFSFISLLVLGIFSASILIEKNWMLKRAFQQLNKKNSTENQRYFIYRFSLKIVQNSPLLGAGPGRFRIEHEMASQEMVKKQEQLWYESSITPRGHAHHDILHSQASGGILASFLLFLFWYQLFSGLIYSRFNSYLLLFSGILSLYVAGFFQCYFQDDEVLLPFLTFTGFYLASIKSRKTHFSFPLLLILFLLLFSSVGLILYRNIPSPSEVYERKIFTGTQEEKEAYGKSLKGLTAKLPSSKAKSGFRLEGCLNQRFGNPILPRKEDYSIALTIPKNAANPPQSVRVQAWERDAFDQDKEYKAHELRHLKDYYFELHTGRNILTFPGLLSAEGSVAFPENVYFRDFTFLFQVNESEPIFSIPQIDPGELCNAK, encoded by the coding sequence ATGTTAGAGAAATTTTATTTTTATAGCTTTTTACTCTTCCTTTTAAGTTTCCCCCTATCGGTAAGTATATCTCAGAGTTTTGCGGTTTTATCGATTCTCTTTTATGCTTCCCTCTTAATAAAACAAAAAAATATACCCAAACTTCCCCTGCCTTTTTATATACTTTTATTTTATTTTCTTAGCTACATTCCTTCTCTTATCTACCATTTTCAGGAATATCCCGATGAAGCATGGAAACTTTTAAAAACTTCCGAGCTTTCCGATATCTGGATGTGCTTCATCCTTCCTGTGGCTTATAAACTTTTTCAAGATAAGCAAAAAAGAAAACTGATTCTCTATATATTCTTCTTTTCCTTTTTCCTATTATTTCTTTCCGGTTTTATTTCTCTCTTCACACCCTTTCGTCTTGCCTATTATATTCGGGATGGTTTTAAAGTTTTACCGGGAGTTCGTTTACAACATTTAGCAGGTCGCACATTCGGAATTGTTACCTACCTTCCTCTCGGACTTATGAATACACACCTGACCTACGGGGGCCTTTTGAGCCTATTTCTTCCCGGAATAGGTTTTTATAGCCTGCACTCTATTTATAAAAATTTCAGACAAAGTAAATTCAGCTATATTTTTTTCCTACTGCTTCTATTAGTACCTGCCCTATTCGTCTTCTTTTATAACCAGTCCCGGTCTGCCTGGTTAGGACTTGTCTTTTCTGTTTGTTTTACTTTAATTTCCATCAGAACTCTTAGAATATTTTTATTCAAACCTATCGTTCTTTTTAGTTTTATTTCACTATTAGTTCTCGGAATTTTTTCTGCATCTATCCTGATTGAAAAAAACTGGATGCTAAAGCGAGCCTTTCAGCAATTAAACAAAAAAAACAGTACAGAAAACCAGAGATATTTTATTTATAGGTTTAGCTTAAAAATTGTCCAAAACTCTCCTCTATTGGGTGCAGGCCCCGGACGGTTTCGTATCGAGCATGAAATGGCTTCTCAAGAGATGGTAAAAAAGCAGGAACAACTCTGGTATGAAAGTTCGATTACTCCAAGGGGTCATGCACACCACGATATTCTTCACTCACAGGCAAGCGGGGGAATTCTCGCTTCTTTTCTTTTATTTCTTTTCTGGTATCAATTATTTTCCGGCCTTATTTATTCCCGATTCAACTCTTATCTTCTTCTTTTTTCAGGAATCCTCAGTTTATATGTGGCAGGTTTCTTCCAGTGTTATTTTCAGGATGATGAAGTCCTGCTTCCCTTTCTGACTTTTACCGGCTTCTATTTAGCATCGATAAAAAGTAGAAAAACACATTTTTCTTTCCCCTTACTTCTAATACTATTTCTTCTTCTTTTTTCCTCTGTCGGACTCATCCTGTATCGAAATATTCCTTCTCCTTCGGAAGTTTATGAAAGGAAAATATTTACCGGTACACAGGAAGAGAAAGAAGCTTATGGAAAAAGTTTAAAAGGTCTTACCGCTAAATTACCTTCCTCAAAAGCCAAATCAGGCTTTCGGCTGGAGGGCTGCTTAAATCAACGATTTGGAAATCCCATTCTTCCGAGAAAGGAAGACTATTCTATCGCTCTGACGATTCCAAAAAATGCAGCTAATCCGCCTCAGTCTGTCAGGGTTCAGGCCTGGGAAAGAGATGCTTTCGATCAGGATAAAGAATATAAAGCTCACGAGCTACGTCACCTGAAAGACTACTATTTTGAGCTTCATACCGGCCGAAATATTCTGACATTTCCCGGTCTTCTTTCCGCAGAAGGTTCAGTAGCCTTTCCTGAGAATGTTTACTTTCGAGACTTTACCTTTCTTTTTCAGGTAAACGAATCGGAACCTATTTTCTCAATTCCTCAAATAGACCCCGGAGAACTCTGCAATGCAAAATAA
- a CDS encoding DUF1577 domain-containing protein, with protein MAIGRSDSLQELITLMETIYGETIIGSDINLIKHLFYYLKSENSEFDIEYEERLMPVRVETVSAESVTLNVLGFEDQGTRRAKIRFEVINVLYVFEVIINEIKDNLVTIRIPTELQSAEMRKHRRVGCDDLFMNFIILFRSYKGGQYISGDNIYAERRFTHLFREIKYDEPNLKLMNLMLTDYVMRISSEYEIVIYKESNPDSDIVPRLISWFQNAQMPEYDSREYESSNLKERKEKYFKDKLEPEIIRRLLSKELNSIYIQDCSSIDSYIRSLNHPSLISYNEFYQEISDLSDEMEAYSIMENFQKKEDKDFFVSYIISPITLFDKVIGHIKVYTTHMDKHILTNYDAEYIHEMTEISSYGFTKIAIKGNRFNMLYTNTKIVDISITGLRFEIYDEKLFQYLHKHNTIKMYIPIGPRTLVINGEIVRYEPSYDVYRMGVNFFSSNPDDMKILENYIYEKKGNILSE; from the coding sequence ATGGCAATAGGTAGGTCGGACTCATTACAGGAATTAATTACCCTGATGGAAACCATTTATGGAGAAACCATCATCGGTTCTGATATTAATCTGATAAAACACCTATTCTACTATCTGAAATCCGAAAATTCCGAATTTGATATTGAATACGAAGAACGCCTGATGCCGGTTCGAGTAGAAACGGTTTCTGCCGAATCGGTCACCCTGAATGTTCTCGGTTTTGAAGACCAGGGTACCAGACGGGCAAAGATTCGTTTTGAAGTCATTAACGTACTCTATGTCTTTGAAGTCATTATCAATGAGATTAAAGACAATTTGGTAACGATTCGAATCCCTACCGAACTACAATCCGCTGAAATGAGAAAACACAGGCGGGTAGGTTGTGATGACCTTTTCATGAACTTTATCATCCTGTTTCGCTCTTACAAAGGAGGACAATATATTTCAGGAGATAATATCTATGCAGAAAGAAGGTTTACCCATCTTTTTCGTGAGATAAAATATGATGAGCCCAACTTAAAGCTCATGAACCTGATGCTTACCGATTACGTTATGAGAATTTCCTCGGAATACGAAATTGTAATATACAAAGAAAGTAATCCGGATTCGGATATTGTGCCCAGACTTATCTCCTGGTTTCAAAACGCACAGATGCCGGAGTATGATAGCCGGGAATACGAGAGCTCAAATTTAAAAGAAAGAAAGGAAAAATACTTTAAAGACAAGCTTGAACCTGAAATCATAAGGCGCTTACTCTCTAAAGAGTTAAATTCTATTTATATACAGGATTGTTCCAGTATCGATAGCTACATTCGTTCTCTAAATCATCCAAGTTTAATCTCTTATAATGAATTCTATCAAGAAATTTCAGATTTAAGTGATGAAATGGAAGCCTATAGCATCATGGAAAATTTTCAAAAAAAGGAAGACAAAGACTTTTTTGTTTCCTACATCATATCTCCGATTACCCTCTTCGATAAAGTAATCGGTCATATCAAAGTATACACAACCCACATGGACAAGCATATCCTTACAAATTATGATGCTGAGTATATCCATGAGATGACTGAAATTTCAAGCTACGGTTTTACAAAAATTGCTATCAAGGGAAACCGTTTTAATATGCTATACACCAATACAAAAATTGTAGACATTAGTATTACCGGTTTGCGTTTTGAGATTTATGATGAAAAACTCTTTCAATATCTACACAAGCATAATACAATAAAAATGTATATCCCCATTGGCCCGAGGACTCTGGTAATTAACGGGGAAATCGTGCGTTACGAACCTTCCTACGACGTATATCGCATGGGAGTAAATTTCTTCTCTTCTAACCCGGATGATATGAAAATCCTGGAAAACTATATCTATGAAAAGAAAGGAAATATACTCTCCGAATAG